The following nucleotide sequence is from Cygnus atratus isolate AKBS03 ecotype Queensland, Australia chromosome 15, CAtr_DNAZoo_HiC_assembly, whole genome shotgun sequence.
TGAGTAGAACATAAAGCACTTGCAAATATACTGTCATTACCCATGGctaagaaaaggggaagggcaGAACAGTAACTGGGTCAGACTTCTAATCTGTGTGGTGTGTTCTCAGAATGTGCAGGTTCCGGTGTGTCCACTCTGTAATGCACCTGTCCCAGTACAGAAGGGGGAAATACCAGATGTTGTGGTTGGAGCCCACATGGATAAGGACTGCAAATACAATCCAGCACAGCAAAAGGAGAAGGTGAGAAAACTGCTGTTGAAATCTGTTTGCCTAATGCTTGTGAAGCTTCATTTTCTGACAGCAGAATGTATAGAagcttgttctgtttcttttttgttctaaGAGTGCTTGAGCATTCATGCTTCAGCATGGTCGCTGCTTGGAAGCTGATCTCAGAAAGCAACCAGGTATTGCTAATGTAGTTTCCTGTGTTTTCTAGATCTTCACAAACAAGTGCTTAAAGCCaggctgcaaaagaaaagagatgatgAAGGTAGTTTGTGAACAGTGCAATGGTAATTTCTGCATAAAGCATCGGCATCCTCTGGACCATGACTGTAAAGGGAGCAGCCACCCCATCTCCAAGGCTGGGTAAGCTGTAGTTGTGGTACTTTGAGATTACGCTGAAGCTTCAGGGCTTGGTGGGGAGCTCAGGCAAATCAGGAATTCTGTATACTACTGGTCACTTCAATAAAATAGACATAATTTCCTCTCTGAATCTTGGACCTAACTTCTGAAAGCCTgagccaaggggaaaaaaagctgcttgtCAAATGCTTTCCTAAAATTCTTCCAAGCTTACTTAATTTGATAGCatgttctttcaaaaaaaaaaaaaagccctgagaACAGGTGCTTGCCAATTCAAGTACCTTTTAAGGTCTTGATCTAAATACTAGAACCCTACTCAGAGCCTTGAATTAACCAAGAATAAACTGTGGCAAGGTATTGATTTTAAACTTAACTTTAATAAAACATCTCTTGCAGGCAGACATACCTTCCTTGCTCTGTGCAGTAGGAATGTAAGACTTGTGTGCCAGATGTGGATAATTAAACTGGATGGAAGAGTGAGACTACTGGAAGCATGCTTAAGTGGTGCTGAGCCTGGTTGTATTTCTTTGTAGGTATGCAGCTCTGATGAGAGCATCTCAAACTGCCTTCAAGTCAACAGAAGCAATTGCAGTGCCATCTAATGGGAACCGTCAGCACAACAGGTATAAGCTGTGGAACAAGATGAGATGGTTTAAAATAGTCTTAGGTCAACACAGCATGGTAGTGCTGCTGTCATACATCTAACTGCTCTAGGCTTTGTAGTTGACCTTTGATCAGTGTTGAGAATATAGCAGAGAGCTTTCTGACAGCACAAGCGAATCTTTATTTCTCCACACTGTGAGGATTAATATGGCTATGTAGACACAAGCATTAGGGCATTAAGTTGTTTATTGTACCAGCAGGTTGGTCTCCCACCTGCCCAGGATAAGGCTTTTGGTCAAGTTTTGGAAAACTGGTGCTTCATTGTAATGCTGAGAAAGCATAGCAAATCTGACTGAATGGCCCGAGTCCTTCCCAGCCATGGTTTACTGCCTTGTGACTGCAAGTTGTAGTTGAATGACTCTTACAGTTTACTCTATTGTTCAGATGCAGATGATAGAAACTCTTCACGCTGGATCAAGCCTCTGCCTACTTCAGAGTTAATCTTGTCTGAAGCTCTTTAAACTTTCTCTATGCAAGTAACTTATTTTTGTGTATAATCTCTTATGGATTTAATAAACTGTCACCCTTTCTAAGCcaactttttgtttctgtatttagaGTGAGAGCTTTaatacaatcatagaatcattaaggttggaaaagaccttcaagatcatctggtccaaccatcaccctactatgAAAAACACTTGGAGGAAACTGGGGGGTGGTGGTagacagaaaactaaaattagGGTGAAACACTGCTAGTTTTGCTTAGGTCATGCAAGGCTAAACTGAGTCTCTCATAAGatgaaagactgaaatacaTGTTAATGTCACAGCTCTCAATCCTTCTGGAAATGATCTGGCACAATGCAGCATTGTACTTGACAATAACATATATCAATGTGAAATCAGTTTTCTACAGTGTCTCTTGGTTTCTGAATGTTGTTGGAAGTACTGATTTATAAAGCCATACCCTGTCCTTCCAGGCCATCCCTAAGCAATTCACAGGAGGGATAGTGCTCACAGAGGCGTGCACAGCATAATTCTTCATAATTTATTGCCCCCAAGGTAGAAATCTAGACTTGTATTGGTGTTTTCTTGCAGTTGGGGCAAAAACGAAAACAGAAGCTATTAACTGTTCCTTGTCCCACATAATAAGGCCAAAATACAGCCTTGTCAAAGGAGCCTAGTCTTGCTCCCTTTTTGAAAGGCTTAAATGAagatacattttctgttatgtcTGTCTTCATCAGCAGTCTTACCTGAAGGCTCAGCTCTTTGAACTGGGTGAACATCCAGCTGTTTAGTTTGGGGCCCAAAGTACCATAGCTTGAGGAAATAGAAATGTGCTGTTAATGAACAATGCTAATTCCCCAGCTGTGATCTAAGTAGACCTCTCATCCAACTAATTGTGAGAAAAATGCCAAAGCTTACTGATGATGTCAGGGGGCCAAGACCTCAATTTCATGTGTCATTGGAACCATTCCTCTGCATGCTGGGGCTGGTAGGCTGGAGTATTGGTTTAGGACTAACTGATGGGTAATTGCAGTCTATTGAATCACCTGCAGTTGAGTTCCCAACCCCATTTTCATGAGGTGGGAGGAATAGCAGTTTACGTAGCTGAGAATGCTGTGTTCCTTGACctgggaaaaataatctttgataATAGCGCAAGAGATGTGAGCATGATTGCAGTTAACACACATGGTTTATACAACCTTGGGGTCTACTGCAGTTGTGCGAAGGTTGTTGTGTGCTTCTCATTTCTATTTGAAGAGGCTTAATTCTTGGATTATGAATGCTCcctaaaaaaaatgtggatttatGGTCCCTTACAAGAATAACACAAATGACCAACGTATTGACTTGTAGATCTTTTATCAGAAAGGGCAAAGATAATACAATTTCTAGCAAATGTGGAACAAAAAAAGTGTGCTACTCCCTCTTGTCCAATGTGATTTCTTCTCATACATTGACATGTTTTTTGGAGAATGATTAAAGTTATATGGAAGGTCATAGTCAGCCAAACTATGTCTGAAGTTGGCAGGTACAAATTACCACTGCTAGTTCCATTTAGCCTTGTTTTATGCATTCATGTGGTCTAAATAGTGATTTGGCAGTATTTGTAATACTGTGTTAAACCACAGGGTGTCACAATAGGATGTGTAATAAAACGATTGTTATTCAAGGCACtctaaacacagaaaacatgcttTCCCCATTCACATTGGAACAAAAGCCTAAATTACGGCTCTAATTTTAGATACCACCACCTAGCGATTATCTTGTGTGCTCTAGTGCCATAAACTCACTCCTAACGCAGTGCTAGTTATGGGACTTTTATAATCTTTCTGTACAATATACAACTGGACATGTGTTCCCAAACTCTGCTGTGTATCCTGGTGTGGGGAAGGGTGTACAGGGGGAGCAGCAGTGGGTCCTGACAACTGTGCGATAAGTTCCCCATAGTGTACTAGTGTACGTAGCGTACCATAGCAATGGTTGTGACCTCAGTCTGGACAGGAGAAAAGTATAAAGGTTTACCTCTTCACGTGGGTATGTGTAATACTATTGAGTTATTGCTGCCAGCGTCTGCTGGCACCTCAACTACTGGGGTCAAAGCATTTGGAAGCTGAAACCGCTGTGTC
It contains:
- the ZFAND2A gene encoding AN1-type zinc finger protein 2A isoform X2 translates to MELPELGRHCAERACRRLDFLPLKCDACGEVFCKDHIRYDDHKCGSAYKKNVQVPVCPLCNAPVPVQKGEIPDVVVGAHMDKDCKYNPAQQKEKIFTNKCLKPGCKRKEMMKVVCEQCNGNFCIKHRHPLDHDCKGSSHPISKAGYAALMRASQTAFKSTEAIAVPSNGNRQHNRCR
- the ZFAND2A gene encoding AN1-type zinc finger protein 2A isoform X4, yielding MELPELGRHCAERACRRLDFLPLKCDACGEVFCKDHIRYDDHKCGSAYKKNVQVPVCPLCNAPVPVQKGEIPDVVVGAHMDKDCKYNPAQQKEKIFTNKCLKPGCKRKEMMKVVCEQCNGNFCIKHRHPLDHDCKGSSHPISKAG
- the ZFAND2A gene encoding AN1-type zinc finger protein 2A isoform X1; this encodes MELPELGRHCAERACRRLDFLPLKCDACGEVFCKDHIRYDDHKCGSAYKKNVQVPVCPLCNAPVPVQKGEIPDVVVGAHMDKDCKYNPAQQKEKIFTNKCLKPGCKRKEMMKVVCEQCNGNFCIKHRHPLDHDCKGSSHPISKAGYAALMRASQTAFKSTEAIAVPSNGNRQHNRYKLWNKMRWFKIVLGQHSMVVLLSYI
- the ZFAND2A gene encoding AN1-type zinc finger protein 2A isoform X3, which produces MELPELGRHCAERACRRLDFLPLKCDACGEVFCKDHIRYDDHKCGSAYKKNVQVPVCPLCNAPVPVQKGEIPDVVVGAHMDKDCKYNPAQQKEKIFTNKCLKPGCKRKEMMKVVCEQCNGNFCIKHRHPLDHDCKGSSHPISKAGQTYLPCSVQ
- the ZFAND2A gene encoding AN1-type zinc finger protein 2A isoform X5, which encodes MDKDCKYNPAQQKEKIFTNKCLKPGCKRKEMMKVVCEQCNGNFCIKHRHPLDHDCKGSSHPISKAGYAALMRASQTAFKSTEAIAVPSNGNRQHNRYKLWNKMRWFKIVLGQHSMVVLLSYI